The DNA sequence AGTAATGGTTTCCCTGAAGCAACAAAGGTTTTGACCGCTTCATCCATCCCACGCTTCTTTAAATGCATCATAGCATCACCAAATGCACCAACACCTGGAAGGACGAGTCTGTCATAGTGCAGAAGCTTCTCTGGGTCACTCTCTAGTACTGCTTTGGTGCCCACTTTTTTAAAAGCATTAATGACAGAGGCAAGGTTGCCCATACTATAGTCGACGATACCTATCATTTAAAATGCCTTTTGGGTAGTTGAAGTAAAGTATACCAGCATACATTGCTTGACAATGTTTTCTTTTTGTCTATGCTCACGTTACTGCATGCCTCTTGTTCTATTGTGTTGTGATTATATCTAATTATTTTAAAAGGTTTTGTACCGCCTAGTCGACAAACCTGCACAGCACCTCTCCCTCTTAGCCTCCTCATGGTATAATTGCAAAAAAATTAAGGTTAATTTATGTCGACAGTAACACGTTTTGCTCCTTCTCCCACAGGGTATCTACATATTGGTGGACTGAGAACAGCACTTTTTTCTTGGTTAACTGCTAGACACAACAATGGAAAATTTTTACTTCGCATTGAAGATACAGATCTTTCTCGAAACTCCAAAGAGGCACTTGAAGCAATTATTAAGGCATTTGAGTGGGCAGGGTTGAGCTATGATGGTGAAGTGGTCTATCAGTCCAAGCGTTTTGACCTTTATAAAAAGTATATTGATCGGCTTCTTAAAGAGAATAAAGCCTACAAGTGTTATATGACCAAAGAGGAGCTTGATGCACTTCGCAAAGCACAGACAGCACGCAAAGAACGTCCACATTATGATGGTCGCTATCGTGATTTTAGTGGTACGCCTCCTGAGGGAGTTGAACCAGTCATCCGTATTAAAGCACCGCAAGAGGGCATGATTACTTTTGATGATGGTATCAAGGGAGATATTGAGATCGCTGCTACGGAGGTAGATGATTTCATTATTGCTCGTGCAGACGGTACACCGACATATAATTTCGTTGTCGCCATTGATGATGCATTGATGGGTTTGACTGACGTAATCCGTGGTGACGACCATCTCTATAATACCCCTAAGCAGATTGTGGTGTATAATGCATTGGGTTTTGAGCTTCCTCGATTTTATCATGTGGCAATGATTAACAACGAGCAAGGAAAAAAACTCTCCAAACGTGATGGTGCAACTGATGTGATGGAGTATAAAATACAAGGTTTCTTACCAGAAGCACTCCTTAATTTTTTGGTACGTCTAGGGTGGAGCCATGGTGATCAGGAGATCTTCTCTTTGGAGGAGATGATACAACTTTTTGACCCTCAAAATATTAATAAATCTGCCTCAAGCTATAATCTCGATAAGCTCTTGTGGCTTAACGCACATTATATCAAAGAGGCATCAGATGAAAAGCTTATAGGTTTGCTCAAAGAGTTTGGAGTAGACCTAGAGGACAATAAAAATGCCTCTATCATTTTACATGCGACCAAAGAGCGAAGCAAGACATTGGTTGAGTTGGCAGAGCAGATTAAGTTGATTTTGAATGCACCAACAGGGTATGATTCTAAGGCAGTTAAAAAAGCTTTCAAGGAAGGGACAAAAGAGATATTAACAGACTTTATGACAATGCTTCAAACATGGCAAAAACCACTGTACTTGCCAAGTGATTATCATGAAGTGCTTGAGTCGATTGTAACTAAGAAAGATATTGGTTTTGGGAAGATTGGTATGCCGCTTCGTGTGGCACTTGTTGGCGCACTAACAGGTGCAGGGGTTGATGAGATGATGGCAATACTTGGGGTTGATGCAACAATTAAGCGTATTGAAGCATTTTTGCAAACAAGATAAAATAACCTCTTGTTAGACATAGCCTTGTTTTACTGTTTTTTATCCTAATGTGCTGGGAAATATTAACGATTGTATTGTAGGAATTTTTTCAAACTTTTCTTTGCCTTCCAATCCATTTTATAATGAATATGCTCTAGATACCAGTGTAGTTCGTTAGAGGTAATAGCTCTCTTTTGTGCCTCTTTTTTTAGGATATATTGTGGAATACGCACCTTTTTGGCAACAAAAGCCTGTGCTAGTTTATTAATATAGGTACTTTCTTGGTTGTAACAGAGCCTTGCAAAGACAAATGGTAGACCAGTTTTTGCATACCAAGCCTCTGCTAGATCGATGCCCTTTCCCCCCTTAAGATAGTATTGAAGTGCAGCATCACCAATGAATACTCTTCCCTTAAGACCTAGTAGTTGTGCTAGCTTGTTGGAAGTGGCAGAGGCAGGATCTTTTTGGTCTTCTCCAGGGATAAGAAGCACACTGTAGACGCTCTTTTTGGCAATGATGCCAACATCAGTACAGTGACATTTTTTTGATACTACTGAAGAGATAAATGCTGCATGTATTGCCCTTCTTTTAAAGTCATGGTTGATTTTTGATGGGATAGCACGGTTGTGGTGAAATGCCATTTTTGCACCACTACTTTTAAGTCGTTTTTTGAGAAAAATATGAAAAGGAAGGAGATTGAGGTATGAGATGGAGCCAAAACGTATGCCCATAATGCTCCTACCTCCTTTTTGGATAATTTAAGCGCAATTATACCAAACAAGAATTATAATCGGTCAATATTGCAAGGAGTCTTGTGTGGTAACAATAGAGTTTCTCGGACCCATTAAAAAGCCCTCTGTAGAGATTGAAGCCAAAACACTTTTAGATGTAGCAAAACAACTGAAGGAAGATAAGGAGATTCAAGAATGGTTACCGCAATGTGCTGTAGCATTAAATGATACCATGGTGAATGATCTTTCCATACCATTGAAAAATGGAGACAGAATTTCCATCCTTCCCCCTGTTTGTGGCGGATAACAGTTACATTAGTAAAACGTAGTGATATATTTATTGTAATACTTTAATTATAGTAGGGATACCGATGGAATTATATAATGGTTCTTTAGATGTTAAAGAGATTTTTACCAGATGGCTGGATGAAGAAGCCAGATCAAATTATGGTGCCTTTATTCCATTTATAGGAACAATACGTGCTGAAAATGGTATAGAAGCACTCAGTTTTGATATTTATGAACCCGTACTGAAAATATGGTTTGATACATGGCAAGAGAGAGCTAAAGCAAGAGGGGCAATAGTAAAGATGGCACATGCCATTGGGGATGTACCAATACATTCGTCTTCTTATATTGCAGCAGTATTTTCTCCTAAGCGACGTGTGGCATTGGATCTCATAGAAAAATTTGTTGAAGATTTCAAGGCTAACGCACCTATTTGGAAGTATGATATGAAGCATGGGGAACGTATCTATGCAAAAGATAGAAGTACACCGATGGATGGTGCAGGGCTACTGGGGTAATTTTGCAAGTTAGTTATAAATAGTGTTAGCAAGCACTGCTCTGTAATGCTAGAATGAATAATAAATTTGAAAAAGGAACTTTTCCCATGATACATTTTGATGAATCGATGGCATTACTTGAGGGTTTACAGATTAAAAAGTATAAGACTAAAAAATGCTATCTAATGGATACACTCGGTTATGTGTTAGCAGAAGATATTGTTGCCAAGCACAACTCTCCAGAACTTCCAACTTCAGGGATGGATGGATATGCGATTATATATGAAGATCAGGCAATGGGACGGCTTAAAATTACTAGCATAAATCCTGCTGGCTCAACACTATGTAGTCAGGTAATTGGTGGAACTTGTATTAAGACTTTTACAGGATCACTGATGCCAGAGGGTGCCGATACACTCATTCCTATTGAAAATGTAGAGGTAGAAGGTAATGAGATTATCATTAAAGAGGAGGTACCTCAAGGTTTTGCCGTACGTGAGGTAGGTGAGAATTATGCCAAAGGGCAGAAGCTCATTGAAATGGGCACCAAGATAGATTTTTCTCATATTGGTGTACTTGCTAGTTTGAATATTGTACACGTATTGGTTTATGAAAAGCCGATAGTTTCCATTCTCTCTACCGGATCCGAGCTACTTGATTTGGGTGAAGTACAGATAAATAATTCACAGATACGTTCATCGAATAACTATACTATTGAAGCAATTGTTAAGAAGTATGATGGGCATCCTATGCAGTTAGGATGTGTTGGTGATGACAAAGCAAGTATTAAAACAGTGGTTTCTGATGCGCTAGAGAAGAGTGATATTGTAGTGACTACTGGTGGGGTGAGTGTTGGAGACTTCGACTTTGTCAAGGATATTATCTATGAATTGGAGTGTGAAGTTATTTTCAAAGGGGTGCGTGTCAAGCCAGGTCAGCATATTATGGTAGCACGTAAAGCAGATAAGTTCATTGTGGCACTTCCTGGTTTTGCATACTCTGCAACAGTAATGGCACTGGTCTATGTGGTGCCACTGATTGAAAAGCTACAAAGAGGCAAAAACCCCATAAAGCAGGTAAGGGCTAAACTTAAAGAGCCATTTTCCAAACGTACAAAAAAGGCAGAGTTTACAGCTTGCAATATCTCACTTATACAAGGAGAGTATTATGCAGACTTCAAAGGAAAAAAGGTTGGCACATCTGCTATCTTAACCAATATGCTTGGTAATATTGGACTTATCTTTACCTCTGAGAATGATACTTCTAAAGAGACTGGAGATGAGGTGACTGTACTACTGCTAGATTAGTCATAAAATTCCTTTTGCCATAACCATGTTTTTAGAGTGCAAGAATTGACTCCCTTGCCTTTAAAAATAGTGCAAAATCAGATGCTGTTTTACACCCCATTTTTACCGCATAACCTAAAAGCTCTTTATGTAGTCTATAATTCATTATTAATCCTTTTTAGTATTTTTTATATCAAATTGTAATTTAATATAAAAAAAATCATTAAAAGTATGTCAATTTGACATACTTTTTAAGAAAAATATCCTATAATTTGATATATAAAAAATTAAAGGAGTAATGATGCAGACTATGACAGAGACTATAGAAAAACTAAAAGATATTATTTCTGAAACCAAGATAGGCAGCAAGGTGTTTGATAAAGATGTTGCCAATGCACTCAATATTCCACAAGCAACCTTTGCAACAATGAAGAAACGAAATGCTATTCCTTATGAGGAGATACTTGAATTTTGTGCACTTAAAAAGATCTCTGCCAATTGGCTCTTTTTTGATCAAGCGGTTGACATGCTCAAGGAGCAGACAGAGAAGTATTTTAGGGTACGCTATTTTGCAGACATCCGTGCAAGTGCTGGAGGGGGAGCTGAAGTATTTGATGAGAACTATGAGACTATTGCTATCGATAAGAAAATTATGCATAATATGGTAGGATTGGGAAATACTGAACTTGAGGCAATACATGTTGATGGCGAATCGATGGAGCCTACCCTTCAAGATGGAAGTATTGTTTTTATTGATCGTGCCCAAACCAATATCAACAAAGATGGTATCTTTATTGCTGCAACTACAGCTGGACTCTTCATTAAGCGTATCCGCCAAAGAGCCGACGGTATGGTAGAATTAATCTCTGACAATAAAGCATATTCACCTGAAGTGCTTTCTCCTGATGAGGTGGTGATTGTGGGAAAAGTAGTTGGAAATATTGAGAGTCTGTAAGAATAGATGTCGTTAGCCAATAATGATCTTGAAGAGATACTTCAGACATATTTGATATTGATGGATACTGAAAAGTATTTTGAGGCACATGAGGTGCTAGAGGAAGCATGGCATTTGCTACGGTTTCACAAAGACCCCCTTGCCAATCTTGCTAAAGGGCTCATCAATGGGGCAATTGCATTTGAACATTTGAAACGCAATAAAGAGAGAGCAGTTGCACGTGCACAACGGGTAATTGTCTCTTATGAGCGCCATAAACATTTGTGCGTGGAAGGGATAGAATATTTTATGCTTTTTGCTAAGGCATGCAAAAAGATTGAAATATTAAAAAAGAAATATATGTTACATGGCGTATAAAAATTAAATATTATATCGATAGACTTTTCTTTCTTAAACTATGCACTGACAGCGGTCTCTTAGTGAGATTTTTATAGAATAATAAACTAATTTTTGGAGTATATTATTGTATGATTAAAAAAAATAAAAAAATAATTGTTTTGGGTCTTGTTGTTACCTTAGCTTTTACCTATCTTTCCGGCTCTTCCCTTTCAACAAAAGAGACAAAAAAATCTACCGCAAAAGAGAAACTTGAATCCTATATTAAATTTACTCAAATTCTAAATGTTATTGAAAGAGAGTATGTGGATGATATTAATACCACAGCACTTATCAACAAAGCACTTAAGGGGCTTATGACAAACCTTGATGCTCACTCAACTTTTATGGATACCAAGTCTTATAAAAATTTAACCGTTCAAACCAAAGGTGAATTTGGTGGATTAGGCATCTCTGTAGGCATGAAGGATGGTGCGCTGACAGTCATTGCACCACTTGATGGTACACCTGCTATGAAAGCGGGTGTTAAAGCAGGTGATATTATTCTCAAGATCGATGACAAGGCAACTATTGGTATGAATATCGATGAGGCAGTTCAGTTAATGCGTGGAAAACCAGGAACGGATATTACACTCACTGTCATACGCAAAAAAGAGTCTAGACCACTTAAGATTAAAATTACCAGAGGCATTATTAAGATTGATTCAGTTTATGCCAAAACCATCGAAGGTGCTAGTGGGATACTCTATTTGCATATAGTATCTTTTGATCAAAAAGTAGTCAAGAGTGTTAAAAAGGCAATTCAAGAGCACAACAATACTAAAGGGATTATTCTTGATTTGCGCAATAACCCAGGAGGGCTACTTGATCAGGCAACTGGTTTGGTTGATATGTTTGTTGAAAAAGGTGTTATTGTGAGCCAAAAAGGTAAAAGCAAACATGAAAATATTAAATACAAAGCACATAGAGAGAGTACTGACACCAAAACACCTATTGTAACACTTGTTAATAGTGGTTCTGCTTCAGCAAGTGAGATTGTCTCTGGTGCATTACAGGATTTTAACCGTTCTGTTATTGTTGGAGAGAAGACTTTTGGTAAAGGGTCGGTACAGGTTGTTATACCTGTAGGCAAGAAAGAAGCACTTAAATTAACCATAGCACGCTACTATCTCCCAAGTGGACGCACCATTCAAAACAAAGGTGTTACACCTGATATTATTGTTCATTTTGGTAAAATAGAGTATGTCAAAGACCTAATACGCTTTAAAGAGAAAGACCTTAAGAAGCATCTTGAGGTTGAGTTGGAAAAAATAGATGGTAAAAAGCAGAGTAAAAAAAGTGATGATACTACTGTAGCTGAAGATCAAAATATGACTAAATATAAAAAATATATTACAGAAAAAATGGTCTATAGTGATACGCAGCTTAAAAGTGCCATTGATATTCTTAAAGCACTTATTGTTGCACAAAAAGGGAAATAGTGTATGAATAAAAAGTCACTTATATATGAAGGTAAGGCTAAAAAGATTTGGTCTACAGATAATGAAAAACTTTATATTTCTGAGTTTAAAGATGACTTAACAGCATTTAATGGAGAGAAGAAGTCAAGTGAAGCAGGAAAAGGGGCACTTAATAACAAAATATCTACCGAACTCTTTAAATTTCTTAATACTAAAGGGGTTCCAACACATTTTATTGAAATGCTTGATGGTACCCATATGCTACATAAAAAAGCCGAAGTGATTCTTATTGAGGTGATTGTACGCAATATTGCCACAGGAAGTCTCAGTCGTAATCTTGGTATTGAAGATGGAAAAGTACTTCCCTTTGCGCTGGTAGAATTTGATTATAAAAATGATGAACTAGGAGACCCTAAACTTAATGATCAGCATTGCCTTATTCTTGAATTGGTTAATGATGCGGCAGAGCTTGATTTTATCCGCTACTGGGCAAGGCGCATCAATGAGCTTCTTAAAGTATTTTATGAAGAGCGTGGGCTTATATTGGTTGATTTTAAACTTGAGTTTGGACGTGATGTAGATGGTAATATTATGCTTATTGATGAGCTCAGCCCAGATAATTTTAGACTTTGGGACAGTGAAAGTGGTGAGAGTATGGACAAAGATCGTTTTCGAAAAGGTCTTGGTGGACTCAAGGTGGCATACGAAGAGGTGCTTAACAGAATTTTAAGGGGAAACAAATAATGACAACAGCAATTGTAAATATATTTTTAAAAGAAGGTGTATTGGATCCCCAAGGAAAAGCAACACATCATGCACTTGATTCACTTGGCTTTAAGGGTGTAAAAGATGTACGCATAGGAAAGCAGATTATTCTGCAGCTTGAAACAGATGACAAGAGTGAAGCCAAAGCCAAAGTTAAAGAGATGTGTGAGATGTTGCTTGCAAATACAGTGATTGAAGACTATACTATTGAGATGAAGTAAATGAAAGTAGCAATATTACGATTTCCTGGAACCAACTGCGAATTTGATACACAGTATGCGTTTGAAAAACTAGGATATAGCACCGAACTTGTTTGGCATAAACAGGAGAGTCTTTCTAAAGATTTTGACCTAGTGGTCGTACCTGGTGGGTTTTCTTATGGTGATTATCTACGTTCAGGATCTATTGCCTGTTTTTCTCCTATTATGAAGGCAGTATCAAAATATGCTAAAAGTGGTGGTAAGGTACTTGGTATTTGTAATGGATTTCAGATACTTACAGAGGTTGGGCTTCTTCCTGGGGCTTTGAAGCGAAATAATAATCTACATTTTATCTCTAAACATCAAACATTGTATGTTGAGAATAATAATAATGCTTTCTTGAATCAGTGTGATAAAGGCGAGGTGCTCAATATCCCTATTGCTCATGCAGATGGGAACTATTATATTGATGATGAAGGCATCAAGAAGCTCGAAAGTAATGGGCAGGTGTTGCTTCGATACTGCGATAAAGCAGGTAACCGAGTTATGGTAAATGGTTCTGTTGCTTCTATTGCTGGTATCTGTAATGAAAAAAAGAATGTCTTTGGTCTTATGCCACACCCAGAGCGTGCACTTGAATCTATTCTTGGGAGTGAAGATGGCATTAAAATGCTGAAAGGTTTTAAGGTCTGATTTCTTTGATGCGTATCTTATACCCTATATGGACTTTTTTATTGATGGCAGCATCCATACTTCATGCTGAGAGTAGTTTTAAGTATAGCTATGTACCAAAAAAGGTGTATGAAAATCAGATTTTCCCCATTACCATTATTGATACACGTACAAAAAAGATCCCTCTTCACTATCGATTTGAGATAGGAA is a window from the Sulfurovum sp. genome containing:
- the gltX gene encoding glutamate--tRNA ligase; amino-acid sequence: MSTVTRFAPSPTGYLHIGGLRTALFSWLTARHNNGKFLLRIEDTDLSRNSKEALEAIIKAFEWAGLSYDGEVVYQSKRFDLYKKYIDRLLKENKAYKCYMTKEELDALRKAQTARKERPHYDGRYRDFSGTPPEGVEPVIRIKAPQEGMITFDDGIKGDIEIAATEVDDFIIARADGTPTYNFVVAIDDALMGLTDVIRGDDHLYNTPKQIVVYNALGFELPRFYHVAMINNEQGKKLSKRDGATDVMEYKIQGFLPEALLNFLVRLGWSHGDQEIFSLEEMIQLFDPQNINKSASSYNLDKLLWLNAHYIKEASDEKLIGLLKEFGVDLEDNKNASIILHATKERSKTLVELAEQIKLILNAPTGYDSKAVKKAFKEGTKEILTDFMTMLQTWQKPLYLPSDYHEVLESIVTKKDIGFGKIGMPLRVALVGALTGAGVDEMMAILGVDATIKRIEAFLQTR
- a CDS encoding MoaD/ThiS family protein, with translation MVTIEFLGPIKKPSVEIEAKTLLDVAKQLKEDKEIQEWLPQCAVALNDTMVNDLSIPLKNGDRISILPPVCGG
- a CDS encoding molybdenum cofactor biosynthesis protein MoaE, producing the protein MELYNGSLDVKEIFTRWLDEEARSNYGAFIPFIGTIRAENGIEALSFDIYEPVLKIWFDTWQERAKARGAIVKMAHAIGDVPIHSSSYIAAVFSPKRRVALDLIEKFVEDFKANAPIWKYDMKHGERIYAKDRSTPMDGAGLLG
- a CDS encoding molybdopterin molybdotransferase MoeA, which codes for MIHFDESMALLEGLQIKKYKTKKCYLMDTLGYVLAEDIVAKHNSPELPTSGMDGYAIIYEDQAMGRLKITSINPAGSTLCSQVIGGTCIKTFTGSLMPEGADTLIPIENVEVEGNEIIIKEEVPQGFAVREVGENYAKGQKLIEMGTKIDFSHIGVLASLNIVHVLVYEKPIVSILSTGSELLDLGEVQINNSQIRSSNNYTIEAIVKKYDGHPMQLGCVGDDKASIKTVVSDALEKSDIVVTTGGVSVGDFDFVKDIIYELECEVIFKGVRVKPGQHIMVARKADKFIVALPGFAYSATVMALVYVVPLIEKLQRGKNPIKQVRAKLKEPFSKRTKKAEFTACNISLIQGEYYADFKGKKVGTSAILTNMLGNIGLIFTSENDTSKETGDEVTVLLLD
- a CDS encoding helix-turn-helix domain-containing protein encodes the protein MMQTMTETIEKLKDIISETKIGSKVFDKDVANALNIPQATFATMKKRNAIPYEEILEFCALKKISANWLFFDQAVDMLKEQTEKYFRVRYFADIRASAGGGAEVFDENYETIAIDKKIMHNMVGLGNTELEAIHVDGESMEPTLQDGSIVFIDRAQTNINKDGIFIAATTAGLFIKRIRQRADGMVELISDNKAYSPEVLSPDEVVIVGKVVGNIESL
- a CDS encoding DUF309 domain-containing protein, with protein sequence MSLANNDLEEILQTYLILMDTEKYFEAHEVLEEAWHLLRFHKDPLANLAKGLINGAIAFEHLKRNKERAVARAQRVIVSYERHKHLCVEGIEYFMLFAKACKKIEILKKKYMLHGV
- a CDS encoding S41 family peptidase, with the protein product MIKKNKKIIVLGLVVTLAFTYLSGSSLSTKETKKSTAKEKLESYIKFTQILNVIEREYVDDINTTALINKALKGLMTNLDAHSTFMDTKSYKNLTVQTKGEFGGLGISVGMKDGALTVIAPLDGTPAMKAGVKAGDIILKIDDKATIGMNIDEAVQLMRGKPGTDITLTVIRKKESRPLKIKITRGIIKIDSVYAKTIEGASGILYLHIVSFDQKVVKSVKKAIQEHNNTKGIILDLRNNPGGLLDQATGLVDMFVEKGVIVSQKGKSKHENIKYKAHRESTDTKTPIVTLVNSGSASASEIVSGALQDFNRSVIVGEKTFGKGSVQVVIPVGKKEALKLTIARYYLPSGRTIQNKGVTPDIIVHFGKIEYVKDLIRFKEKDLKKHLEVELEKIDGKKQSKKSDDTTVAEDQNMTKYKKYITEKMVYSDTQLKSAIDILKALIVAQKGK
- a CDS encoding phosphoribosylaminoimidazolesuccinocarboxamide synthase, translating into MNKKSLIYEGKAKKIWSTDNEKLYISEFKDDLTAFNGEKKSSEAGKGALNNKISTELFKFLNTKGVPTHFIEMLDGTHMLHKKAEVILIEVIVRNIATGSLSRNLGIEDGKVLPFALVEFDYKNDELGDPKLNDQHCLILELVNDAAELDFIRYWARRINELLKVFYEERGLILVDFKLEFGRDVDGNIMLIDELSPDNFRLWDSESGESMDKDRFRKGLGGLKVAYEEVLNRILRGNK
- the purS gene encoding phosphoribosylformylglycinamidine synthase subunit PurS, coding for MTTAIVNIFLKEGVLDPQGKATHHALDSLGFKGVKDVRIGKQIILQLETDDKSEAKAKVKEMCEMLLANTVIEDYTIEMK
- the purQ gene encoding phosphoribosylformylglycinamidine synthase subunit PurQ, which translates into the protein MKVAILRFPGTNCEFDTQYAFEKLGYSTELVWHKQESLSKDFDLVVVPGGFSYGDYLRSGSIACFSPIMKAVSKYAKSGGKVLGICNGFQILTEVGLLPGALKRNNNLHFISKHQTLYVENNNNAFLNQCDKGEVLNIPIAHADGNYYIDDEGIKKLESNGQVLLRYCDKAGNRVMVNGSVASIAGICNEKKNVFGLMPHPERALESILGSEDGIKMLKGFKV